A region from the Acyrthosiphon pisum isolate AL4f chromosome A1, pea_aphid_22Mar2018_4r6ur, whole genome shotgun sequence genome encodes:
- the LOC100166779 gene encoding protein crooked neck: MEKPQKIPKVAKVKNKAPAEIQITAEQLLREAKERDLEIVPPPPKQKISDPIELRDYQHRKRRAFEDNIRRNRTNISNWIKYAAWEESQKEIQRARSIYERALDTDHRNITLWLKYAELEMRHRQVMHARNLWDRAVVIMPRANQFWYKYTYMEEMLGNVAGARAVFERWMEWEPPEQAWLTYIKFELRYHEVDRARKIYSNFVMVHPDVTNWIRYARFEEQNGFISGGRSVFEKAVEFFGDDHISENLFIAFARFEERQKEHERVRVIYKYALDHVPKDRCHDIYKAYTIHEKKFGDRTAIESVISSKRKLQYEQEVKGNPTNYDAWFDYLKLVESEGNLEVIRDTYERAVANIPPSNEKHAWRRYVYLWINYALFEELEAEDEERTRDVYQTFISTIPHKIFTFSKAWLYYAQFEIRHKNLTAARKRMGVALGLCPRDKLFRGYIDLEIQLREFERCRILYEKYLEFGSENCVTWIRFAELETVLGDIDRARAIYELAVNQQRLDMPEVLWKSFIDFETLQGETEKARKLYERLLERTNHFKVWMSYAQFEATSEEEGIDSVSVARRVFERGNEALRRGGTPEEREGILQAWLKFEEENGDEDSKTKVKNMLPKRIKKRVPYTSESGRDKGWEEKIDYIFPEDDAARPNLKLLETAKAWKKRKLEEM, encoded by the exons atggagaAACCACAAAAAATTCCAAAAGTCGCCAAG GTGAAAAATAAAGCACCCGCGGAGATTCAAATCACTGCTGAGCAGCTATTAAGGGAAGCGAAGGAGCGTGATCTTGAAATTGTACCACCT CCTCCCAAACAAAAAATCTCTGATCCAATAGAATTAAGAGATTATCAACATAGAAAACGACGTGCTTTTGAGGATAATATTCGAAGAAATCGTACAAATATAAGTAATTGGATAAAATATGCTGCTTGGGAAGAGAGTCAGAAAGAAATTCAAAG ggCACGATCAATCTATGAAAGAGCATTAGACACAGACCACCGAAATATAACACTATGGCTAAAATACGCCGAACTAGAAATGAGACATCGACAAGTGATGCATGCCAGAAATCTTTGGGATCGTGCTGTTGTCATCATGCCTCGTGCAAATCAATTTTGGTACAAATACACATATATGGAAGAGATGTTGGGAAATGTCgcag gAGCCAGAGCAGTATTTGAACGATGGATGGAATGGGAACCTCCAGAACAAGCTTGgttaacttatataaaatttgaattgcgTTACCATGAAGTTGACCGTGCAAGgaaaatttatagtaattttgttatGGTACATCCAGATGTCACAAATTGGATAAGATATGCTAG atttgaagAACAAAATGGCTTTATTTCCGGAGGAAGAAGTGTATTTGAAAAAGCAGTTGAATTTTTTGGTGATGATCATATCAgtgaaaatttgtttattgcatTTGCAAGATTTGAAGAACGACAAAaagaa CATGAACGTGTAcgagtaatttataaatatgcttTGGATCATGTTCCTAAAGACAGATGTCATGATATTTATAAAGCATACACAATACATGAGAAAAAATTTGGTGATCGAACTGCAATTGAAAGTGTTATTAGTAGTAAAAGAAAACTACAATATGAACaa GAAGTAAAAGGTAATCCTACAAATTACGATGCTTGGtttgattatttgaaattagTAGAAAGTGAAGGAAATTTAGAAGTCATTCGAGATACATATGAACGAGCAGTTGCCAATATACCCCCTTCAAAT GAAAAGCATGCATGGCGTCGATATGTTTATTTGTGGATAAATTATGCTTTGTTTGAAGAGCTAGAAGCGGAAGATGAAGAGCGTACACGTGATGTTTATCAGACATTTATTTCGACTATacctcataaaatatttacattttcaaaagcTTGGCTATATTATGCTCAATTTGAAATACGTCACAAAAATTTAACTGCTGCAAGAAAGCGAATG GGTGTTGCATTAGGTTTATGTCCCAGAGATAAACTGTTTAGAGGCTATATTGATTTAGAAATACAACTTAGAGAATTTGAAAGATGTCGTATACTATATGAAAAGTATTTAGAATTTGGATCAGAAAATTGTGTCACTTGGATTCGA tttgCAGAATTAGAAACAGTATTGGGTGATATAGATCGTGCTAGAGCTATTTATGAATTAGCTGTAAATCAACAACGATTAGATATGCCAGAAGTTCTATGGAAATCGTTTATCGATTTTGAGACTTTACAAGGGGAAACAGAAAAAGCTAGAAAGTTATATGAAAGACTTCTAGAAAGAACTAATCATTTCAAA GTGTGGATGAGTTATGCACAATTTGAAGCTACTTCAGAAGAGGAAGGTATCGATAGTGTATCAGTAGCAAGAAGAGTATTTGAAAGAGGTAATGAAGCACTACGAAGAGGTGGTACGCCTGAAGAAAGAGAAGGAATTTTACAAGCATGGCTTAAATTTGAAGAAGAAAACGGAGATGAAGATAGTAAaactaaagttaaaaatatgttgccAAAGAGGATTAAAAAACGAGTGCCTTATACTTCTGAAAGTGGA agggACAAAGGATGGGAAGAAAAAATAGACTATATTTTCCCAGAGGATGATGCTGCGAGACCAAACCTTAAGCTTCTAGAAACTGCTAAAGCTTGGAAGAAAAGGAAATTAGaagaaatgtaa
- the Naa20 gene encoding N-alpha-acetyltransferase 20, NatB catalytic subunit → MTTLRPFNCDDLFKFNNVNLDTLTETYAIPFYMQYLAHWPEYFQVAESPTGEIMGYIMGKSEGQPDSWHGHVTALTVAPEYRRLGVAGVLMNWLEEISEKKDAWFVDLYVRVSNTVAISMYKSLGYTVYRTVLEYYSGDPDEDAYDMRKALSRDVEKKSIVPLEHPVRLDDCD, encoded by the exons ATGACAACACTAAGACCATTCAATTGTgatgatttattcaaattcaataacgt AAATCTAGATACGCTTACAGAGACT TATGCAATACCATTTTATATGCAATATCTTGCACATTGGCCAGAGTATTTTCAAGTTGCCGAATCTCCTACTGGAGAAATTATGGGCTATA ttatgGGAAAATCTGAAGGACAGCCAGATAGTTGGCATGGTCACGTAACTGCATTAACTGTTGCTCCAGAATACAGAAGATTAGGTGTTGCAGGAGTTTTAATGAATTGGTTAGAAGAAATTTCGGAAAA aaaagaTGCATGGTTTGTTGATCTATATGTGCGTGTCAGCAATACAGTTGCCATATCAATGTATAAGAGCTTAGGGTATACAGTGTATCGTACcgtattagaatattattcagGCGATCCCGATGAAGATGCatatg ATATGAGAAAAGCACTTTCTAGAGATGTTGAGAAAAAATCAATTGTTCCACTAGAACATCCAGTAAGATTAGATGATTGTGATTAA
- the LOC100159967 gene encoding proteasome subunit beta type 7,10-like, producing the protein MALNYSSIDDVGAFSFRNLERNAKLEKMGLKIPSFRKTGTTIVGVTTRDCVILAADTRATSDTIVMEKNCEKIHYIGKYMHCCGAGTAADTMQVTRMVSANVSLQAFKFPEEMVPVAFAARSLRQYLFKYMGYVSAALILGGVDNSGTHLYSIYPHGSIDKLPYISMGSGSMAAISELESRWNENLTEEEGMKLACDAILGGVFNDLGSGSNVDLCIIKKDGTRMLRNYLTPNKKPVTAKYVYPTGLTKVLRKSEIKFEIAEETVMEVDS; encoded by the exons ATGGCTCTAAACTACAGTTCTATCGATGATGTGGGTGCCTTTTCATTCCGGAATCTTGAAAG AAATGCAAAACTTGAAAAAATGGGACTAAAAATTCCAAGTTTTCGAAAAACTGGTACTACAATTGTGGGAGTGACTACTCGGGATTGTGTCATTTTGGCTGCAGACACACGTGCTACTTCGGATACTATAGTTATGGAAAAGAATTGTGAAAAAATCCATTACATTGGCAAATATATGCA CTGCTGTGGTGCTGGTACAGCAGCAGACACTATGCAAGTTACACGTATGGTATCTGCCAATGTTTCCTTGCAAGCATTTAAGTTTCCAGAAGAAATGGTTCCCGTTGCGTTTGCTGCTAGGTCACTCCGTCAATATCTTTTCAAATACATG gGGTATGTTTCAGCTGCATTAATTTTGGGTGGTGTTGATAACAGTGGTAcacatttatattctatttaccCTCATGGTTCAATCGATAAATTACCTTATATATCTATGGGATCAGGAAGTATGGCAGCTATTTCAGAACTTGAAAGTCGCTGGAATGAAAATCTAACT GAAGAAGAAGGCATGAAACTGGCATGCGACGCTATTTTAGGTGGTGTATTTAACGATCTTGGATCTGGAAGTAACGTGGATCTGTGTATTATCAAAAAAGATGGAACTCGTATGCTCAGAAACTACTTGACACCTAATAAGAAGCCGGTtac TGCTAAATATGTCTATCCAACTGGTTTGACTAAAGTGTTACGCAAAAGTGAAATCAAATTCGAAATTGCAGAAGAAACTGTCATGGAAGTtgattcttga
- the LOC100168548 gene encoding N-chimaerin isoform X2, with translation MEKEERKEVYDTPVTDENGSPISIVWKPDLYKLQQESPKPQPVFAPSAVSGCPFFYGLEYHGAMNHKEANSLLKDDGNYLIRLSTSSDDKMYTLSLRIFGKVHHYKLFYDGQHYVSQKRFNTINDLVADGLVTLYMESKAGKYIYLMHSLISYEKSPYMTLNKLKRKTIKKLKPRQLNSEEVVDYDKPHNFKTHNFKGLNWCELCSNFLWGFTQQGVKCEDCGFSAHFKCSEKLPPDCYPDLKLFRDKCVEEIERRGMSVEGIYRVSGFQEEMDSLRLALDKDGKGTIMDDQAYENIHVVASILKMYLRLLPIPLITYDVHPLVIKALETQMSWERLAEVRAALKKLPPAHYNTLSYLMAHLYRVTLRLDENKMTAQNLSTVFAPTLMPMPDLIDFKGTIPDMNRDISALHMIIENQNVIFN, from the exons ATGGAGAAGGAAGAACGTAAAGAAGTATATG ATACTCCAGTCACCGACGAAAATGGATCTCCTATCAGCATTGTTTGGAAACCTGATT tatataaactCCAACAAGAATCCCCCAAGCCTCAGCCAGTATTTGCACCTAGTGCTGTGTCCGGATGTCCATTTTTCTATGGTCTTGAATATCATGGAGCCATGAACCACAAAGAagcaaattcattattaaaagacGATGGTAACTATCTTATACGACTAAGCACCAGTTCAGacgataaaatgtatacactatCTTTAAG aatatttggaAAAGtccatcattataaattattttatgacggACAACATTATGTGTCACAAAAacgttttaatacaattaatgatcTTGTTGCGGATGGTTtg GTGACATTGTATATGGAATCTAAAGCTGGAAAATACATCTACTTAATGCATAGTTTAATAAGTTATGAGAAAAGCCCTTATATGACATTAAATAAACTCAAGCGTAAAACAATCAAAAAACTAAAACCGAGACAGCTTAATAGCGAAGAAGTAGTGGATTACGACAAACCtcacaattttaaaacacataacTTTAAAGGGCTTAATTGGTGTGAGTTGTGTAGTAACTTTTTATGGGGTTTTACTCAACAAGGAGTGAAATGTgaag ATTGTGGTTTCAGTGCACATTTCAAGTGTTCTGAAAAGTTGCCACCAGACTGTTATCCAGACTTAAAATTGTTTCGAG ACAAATGTGTTGAAGAAATTGAAAGGCGTGGCATGTCTGTTGAAGGAATATACAGAGTATCTGGTTTTCAGGAAGAAATGGATAGTTTGAGATTAGCCTTAGACAAAG ACGGTAAAGGAACAATAATGGACGATCAAGCTTATGAAAATATACATGTAGTAgctagtattttaaaaatgtacctcagATTACTTCCAATACCACTAATCACTTATGATGTTCATCCTCTTGTCATAAAAGCTTTAG aaactCAAATGTCATGGGAGAGATTAGCTGAGGTGAGGGctgctttaaaaaaattacctccaGCACATTATAACACATTGAGCTATTTAATGGCTCATTTGTACag agttaCTTTACGActagatgaaaataaaatgactgCTCAAAATCTAAGCACTGTGTTTGCGCCAACTCTTATGCCAATGCCTGATTTAATTGATTTCAAAGGTACAATACCAGACATGAATCGCGATATAAGCGCATTACACATGATTATTGAAaaccaaaatgtaatatttaactaa
- the ACYPI44617 gene encoding uncharacterized protein LOC100575785 isoform X1: MEIPEKNVDIATIEYVKPKTKMFSFTSEVLGVMLYNQILCFDNCFFVVINQDNTFSCLSVAMSQRNSMDTISSAIFSTDPDSRSESIANTLTKSLKTSIPIYVSFNANIEIIGLKDVISSLINFFKSHSEIGIC, from the coding sequence ATGGAGATCCCTGAAAAAAACGTAGATATTGCCACTATAGAGTATGTtaaaccaaaaactaaaatgttttcatttacaTCAGAAGTATTAGGTGTCAtgttatataatcaaatattgtgttttgataattgtttttttgttgttattaatcaAGACAATACGTTTTCATGCTTATCTGTTGCTATGTCACAAAGAAATAGCATGGATACAATATCCAGTGCCATTTTCAGCACAGATCCTGATAGTAGATCTGAATCAATAGCCAACACATtaactaaaagtttgaaaacTTCAATTCCAATATATGTGAGTTTTAATGCAAACATTGAAATTATTGGGTTAAAAGATGTTATTtcaagtttaattaattttttcaaatctcattcagaaataggtatttgttaa
- the LOC100168548 gene encoding beta-chimaerin isoform X1 → MEKEERKEVYDTPVTDENGSPISIVWKPDLYKLQQESPKPQPVFAPSAVSGCPFFYGLEYHGAMNHKEANSLLKDDGNYLIRLSTSSDDKMYTLSLRIFGKVHHYKLFYDGQHYVSQKRFNTINDLVADGLVTLYMESKAGKYIYLMHSLISYEKSPYMTLNKLKRKTIKKLKPRQLNSEEVVDYDKPHNFKTHNFKGLNWCELCSNFLWGFTQQGVKCEDCGFSAHFKCSEKLPPDCYPDLKLFRGVFGIDLTTHVKAYKTNRPFVVDKCVEEIERRGMSVEGIYRVSGFQEEMDSLRLALDKDGKGTIMDDQAYENIHVVASILKMYLRLLPIPLITYDVHPLVIKALETQMSWERLAEVRAALKKLPPAHYNTLSYLMAHLYRVTLRLDENKMTAQNLSTVFAPTLMPMPDLIDFKGTIPDMNRDISALHMIIENQNVIFN, encoded by the exons ATGGAGAAGGAAGAACGTAAAGAAGTATATG ATACTCCAGTCACCGACGAAAATGGATCTCCTATCAGCATTGTTTGGAAACCTGATT tatataaactCCAACAAGAATCCCCCAAGCCTCAGCCAGTATTTGCACCTAGTGCTGTGTCCGGATGTCCATTTTTCTATGGTCTTGAATATCATGGAGCCATGAACCACAAAGAagcaaattcattattaaaagacGATGGTAACTATCTTATACGACTAAGCACCAGTTCAGacgataaaatgtatacactatCTTTAAG aatatttggaAAAGtccatcattataaattattttatgacggACAACATTATGTGTCACAAAAacgttttaatacaattaatgatcTTGTTGCGGATGGTTtg GTGACATTGTATATGGAATCTAAAGCTGGAAAATACATCTACTTAATGCATAGTTTAATAAGTTATGAGAAAAGCCCTTATATGACATTAAATAAACTCAAGCGTAAAACAATCAAAAAACTAAAACCGAGACAGCTTAATAGCGAAGAAGTAGTGGATTACGACAAACCtcacaattttaaaacacataacTTTAAAGGGCTTAATTGGTGTGAGTTGTGTAGTAACTTTTTATGGGGTTTTACTCAACAAGGAGTGAAATGTgaag ATTGTGGTTTCAGTGCACATTTCAAGTGTTCTGAAAAGTTGCCACCAGACTGTTATCCAGACTTAAAATTGTTTCGAGGTGTTTTTGGCATTGATTTAACAACTCATGTTAAGGCCTATAAAACTAATAGACCGTTTGTTGTAGACAAATGTGTTGAAGAAATTGAAAGGCGTGGCATGTCTGTTGAAGGAATATACAGAGTATCTGGTTTTCAGGAAGAAATGGATAGTTTGAGATTAGCCTTAGACAAAG ACGGTAAAGGAACAATAATGGACGATCAAGCTTATGAAAATATACATGTAGTAgctagtattttaaaaatgtacctcagATTACTTCCAATACCACTAATCACTTATGATGTTCATCCTCTTGTCATAAAAGCTTTAG aaactCAAATGTCATGGGAGAGATTAGCTGAGGTGAGGGctgctttaaaaaaattacctccaGCACATTATAACACATTGAGCTATTTAATGGCTCATTTGTACag agttaCTTTACGActagatgaaaataaaatgactgCTCAAAATCTAAGCACTGTGTTTGCGCCAACTCTTATGCCAATGCCTGATTTAATTGATTTCAAAGGTACAATACCAGACATGAATCGCGATATAAGCGCATTACACATGATTATTGAAaaccaaaatgtaatatttaactaa